A window of the Scyliorhinus torazame isolate Kashiwa2021f chromosome 12, sScyTor2.1, whole genome shotgun sequence genome harbors these coding sequences:
- the rpl4 gene encoding large ribosomal subunit protein uL4 isoform X1 produces the protein MRGAAWGACARPLITVYSDKGEISGKNVVMPAVFKAPIRPDIVNFVHTNLRKNNRQPYAVSADAGHQTSAESWGTGRAVARIPRVRGGGTHRSGQGAFGNMCRGGRMFAPTKTWRRWHRRVNVTQKRYAICSSLAASALPALVLSKGHRIEEIPELPLVVEDKIESYKKTKEAVLMLKKLKAWNDIKKVYASQRMRAGKGKMRNRRRVRRKGPCVIYNEDNGVVRAFRNIPGITLLNVNKLNVLRLAPGGHVGRFCIWTESAFRKLDDLYGTWRKPSKLKIGYNLPIHKMTNTDLSRIMKSQEIQKALRPPNKKIQRKVLKKNPLKNLRIMTKLNPYSKTARRRAILLQEKNYKAKLEKKQKVAAVPAAAAV, from the exons ATGAGGGGAGCCGCCTGGGGG GCGTGTGCTCGACCATTGATAACTGTGTACAGCGACAAGGGTGAAATATCAGGCAAAAATGTTGTTATGCCTGCTGTTTTCAAGGCTCCTATCCGGCCAGATATCGTGAACTTTGTACACACAAATCTACGCAAAAACAACAGGCAGCCATATGCTGTGAGTGCAGATGCAG GTCACCAAACCAGTGCTGAATCGTGGGGTACAGGCAGGGCTGTGGCTCGTATTCCCCGTGTACGGGGTGGTGGCACCCATCGCTCTGGCCAGGGTGCTTTTGGCAAT ATGTGTCGTGGTGGTCGCATGTTTGCTCCCACAAAGACTTGGCGCCGTTGGCACCGCAGGGTGAATGTGACTCAGAAGCGATATGCCATCTGTTCTTCTCTGGCTGCATCTGCCCTCCCTGCTTTGGTCCTGTCAAAAG GTCATCGCATTGAAGAAATCCCAGAGCTCCCACTTGTGGTTGAAGACAAGATTGAAAGCTATAAAAAGACAAAGGAGGCTGTTCTGATGCTAAAGAAACTGAAAGCCTGGAATGACATCAAAAAG GTTTATGCTTCCCAGCGTATGCGAGCAGGCAAAGGTAAAATGAGGAACCGTCGCCGCGTCCGGCGGAAGGGCCCATGTGTTATCTACAACGAGGACAATGGTGTTGTAAGAGCTTTCAGGAATATCCCAG GCATAACTCTTCTCAACGTCAACAAATTAAATGTCCTGAGACTTGCTCCTGGTGGCCACGTAGGGCGGTTCTGCATCTGGACAGAGAGTGCTTTCCGTAAGCTGGATGACCTGTATGGAACTTGGCGCAAGCCTTCTAAATTGAAGATTGGATACAA tcttcCTATTCACAAGATGACAAACACAGATCTGAGTCGCATCATGAAGAGTCAGGAAATCCAGAAGGCTCTTCGTCCACCAAA CAAAAAGATTCAGCGCAAGGTACTCAAGAAGAACCCACTGAAGAACTTGAGGATCATGACCAAACTGAATCCATATTCCAAGACTGCACGACGCCGTGCAATTCTCCTGCAGGAAAAGAAT TACAAAGCCAAGCTCGAGAAGAAGCAAAAGGTGGCAGCAGTGCCGGCAGCGGCAGCAGTGTAA
- the rpl4 gene encoding large ribosomal subunit protein uL4 isoform X2 yields the protein MACARPLITVYSDKGEISGKNVVMPAVFKAPIRPDIVNFVHTNLRKNNRQPYAVSADAGHQTSAESWGTGRAVARIPRVRGGGTHRSGQGAFGNMCRGGRMFAPTKTWRRWHRRVNVTQKRYAICSSLAASALPALVLSKGHRIEEIPELPLVVEDKIESYKKTKEAVLMLKKLKAWNDIKKVYASQRMRAGKGKMRNRRRVRRKGPCVIYNEDNGVVRAFRNIPGITLLNVNKLNVLRLAPGGHVGRFCIWTESAFRKLDDLYGTWRKPSKLKIGYNLPIHKMTNTDLSRIMKSQEIQKALRPPNKKIQRKVLKKNPLKNLRIMTKLNPYSKTARRRAILLQEKNYKAKLEKKQKVAAVPAAAAV from the exons atg GCGTGTGCTCGACCATTGATAACTGTGTACAGCGACAAGGGTGAAATATCAGGCAAAAATGTTGTTATGCCTGCTGTTTTCAAGGCTCCTATCCGGCCAGATATCGTGAACTTTGTACACACAAATCTACGCAAAAACAACAGGCAGCCATATGCTGTGAGTGCAGATGCAG GTCACCAAACCAGTGCTGAATCGTGGGGTACAGGCAGGGCTGTGGCTCGTATTCCCCGTGTACGGGGTGGTGGCACCCATCGCTCTGGCCAGGGTGCTTTTGGCAAT ATGTGTCGTGGTGGTCGCATGTTTGCTCCCACAAAGACTTGGCGCCGTTGGCACCGCAGGGTGAATGTGACTCAGAAGCGATATGCCATCTGTTCTTCTCTGGCTGCATCTGCCCTCCCTGCTTTGGTCCTGTCAAAAG GTCATCGCATTGAAGAAATCCCAGAGCTCCCACTTGTGGTTGAAGACAAGATTGAAAGCTATAAAAAGACAAAGGAGGCTGTTCTGATGCTAAAGAAACTGAAAGCCTGGAATGACATCAAAAAG GTTTATGCTTCCCAGCGTATGCGAGCAGGCAAAGGTAAAATGAGGAACCGTCGCCGCGTCCGGCGGAAGGGCCCATGTGTTATCTACAACGAGGACAATGGTGTTGTAAGAGCTTTCAGGAATATCCCAG GCATAACTCTTCTCAACGTCAACAAATTAAATGTCCTGAGACTTGCTCCTGGTGGCCACGTAGGGCGGTTCTGCATCTGGACAGAGAGTGCTTTCCGTAAGCTGGATGACCTGTATGGAACTTGGCGCAAGCCTTCTAAATTGAAGATTGGATACAA tcttcCTATTCACAAGATGACAAACACAGATCTGAGTCGCATCATGAAGAGTCAGGAAATCCAGAAGGCTCTTCGTCCACCAAA CAAAAAGATTCAGCGCAAGGTACTCAAGAAGAACCCACTGAAGAACTTGAGGATCATGACCAAACTGAATCCATATTCCAAGACTGCACGACGCCGTGCAATTCTCCTGCAGGAAAAGAAT TACAAAGCCAAGCTCGAGAAGAAGCAAAAGGTGGCAGCAGTGCCGGCAGCGGCAGCAGTGTAA